The following proteins come from a genomic window of Lachnoclostridium phytofermentans ISDg:
- a CDS encoding MarR family winged helix-turn-helix transcriptional regulator, protein MLEEYDALRLENQLCFPLYACSKEIIRLYKPFLDNIDLTYTQYITMMVMWEKKELNVKELGEYLYLDSGTLTPVLKKLESKGYISRARSKEDERTLLVSLSSQGEELKKQAASIPEQIGQCVKLEPKEAKELYQLLYKALKGMTE, encoded by the coding sequence ATGTTAGAGGAATACGATGCATTAAGATTAGAGAATCAATTGTGCTTTCCGCTTTATGCCTGTTCAAAAGAGATTATAAGATTGTATAAACCATTTTTAGATAACATAGATCTTACCTATACTCAGTATATCACGATGATGGTCATGTGGGAGAAAAAAGAGCTGAATGTGAAAGAACTTGGTGAATATTTGTATCTTGATTCTGGTACCTTGACTCCAGTCTTGAAGAAATTAGAGTCAAAAGGATATATTTCTAGGGCAAGGTCCAAAGAGGATGAACGGACCTTACTTGTTTCGCTAAGTTCACAAGGTGAAGAATTGAAGAAGCAAGCAGCTAGTATTCCAGAGCAAATTGGACAGTGTGTAAAACTAGAACCGAAAGAAGCGAAAGAGCTGTATCAACTACTGTATAAGGCTCTCAAGGGAATGACAGAGTAA
- a CDS encoding amino acid ABC transporter ATP-binding protein, whose product MIKQEEILKVEHLVKSYDKKEPVLKDLSFTLNKGEVVVIVGPSGCGKSTFLRCLNMLEPINSGTLHFKEQVISRDEKDVHEIRQKIGMVFQSYDLFPHKNIIGNILLAPLKVQKRSKKEVELEAEALLERVGLLEKKEAYPRQLSGGQKQRVAIVRALMMHPEILLLDEITAALDPEMVREVLQVVLELAKEGNTMVIVTHEMEFAKAVADRVLFMDEGIIVEESAPAEFFTCPKTERAKQFLNTFHYEVV is encoded by the coding sequence ATGATAAAACAAGAAGAGATTTTAAAGGTAGAACATTTAGTAAAATCTTATGATAAGAAAGAGCCAGTCTTAAAGGATCTCTCCTTTACTCTGAATAAAGGAGAAGTGGTTGTGATTGTTGGCCCTTCTGGCTGTGGCAAAAGTACATTTTTAAGATGCTTAAATATGTTAGAGCCAATTAATTCTGGAACTCTTCATTTCAAGGAACAGGTAATTAGTAGAGATGAAAAAGACGTTCATGAGATTAGACAAAAAATCGGAATGGTATTTCAAAGCTACGATCTATTTCCACATAAGAATATTATAGGGAATATACTTTTAGCACCATTAAAGGTACAAAAACGATCGAAGAAAGAGGTGGAGCTTGAAGCGGAAGCATTACTTGAGCGAGTAGGTCTTTTGGAGAAAAAAGAAGCCTATCCGAGACAATTATCCGGTGGGCAAAAGCAGAGGGTCGCAATTGTTCGAGCTTTAATGATGCATCCGGAGATATTACTATTAGATGAAATCACAGCTGCACTGGACCCAGAGATGGTAAGAGAAGTATTACAGGTAGTACTGGAACTTGCCAAAGAGGGAAATACCATGGTGATCGTAACTCATGAGATGGAATTCGCCAAAGCAGTGGCAGATAGAGTTTTGTTTATGGATGAGGGTATTATCGTAGAAGAAAGCGCACCGGCGGAGTTTTTCACTTGTCCAAAAACAGAACGTGCGAAACAGTTTTTAAATACATTTCATTATGAAGTGGTTTAA
- a CDS encoding aldose 1-epimerase, which translates to MIKQTIRNNQTTYYISNDDISIWINPSDGMNLYEILYQRKPLIKFYEDRLVEDKTCSVMTLFPTPNRIRDGVFDFEGTKYHGKNHGFVKHANFQVTNLLESEQGGTIEATLTILPEDNNIYYQAFPFTCTLTLRITLAGTTITYDYSVRNLDSKILPYGIAIHPFFEKQGEDVSIQVFADSYMENDSYRLPTGRIMKAIGEFDLNKQTQVNSLLLDHVYTNIRKQPCALIHYSDKTVSLQTSEEFKKLVVYTPENSPFFCLENQTCSTDAINLYHKGFVEESSLICLKPQEQKEGRIQIDILPKDF; encoded by the coding sequence ATGATTAAACAGACAATACGGAATAATCAAACAACCTATTATATATCAAATGACGATATCTCAATCTGGATAAATCCATCCGATGGAATGAACCTATATGAAATCCTATATCAAAGGAAACCCCTTATAAAATTTTATGAAGACCGTTTAGTAGAGGATAAAACCTGTAGTGTAATGACTTTATTTCCAACCCCGAATCGTATCCGCGATGGTGTTTTTGACTTTGAAGGTACAAAGTATCATGGGAAAAATCATGGATTCGTTAAACATGCAAACTTTCAAGTTACCAATTTATTAGAATCAGAGCAGGGTGGAACCATTGAAGCTACACTCACAATATTACCGGAAGATAACAATATTTATTATCAAGCCTTTCCTTTTACATGCACGTTAACATTGCGAATTACTTTAGCTGGAACCACAATTACTTACGACTATAGCGTACGTAATCTTGATAGTAAAATACTACCTTATGGTATAGCAATTCATCCATTTTTCGAGAAACAAGGCGAAGATGTTAGCATACAGGTATTTGCTGATTCTTATATGGAGAACGATTCGTACCGTTTACCAACCGGAAGAATTATGAAAGCGATTGGAGAATTTGATTTAAATAAACAGACTCAAGTGAATTCATTGCTTCTGGATCATGTATACACCAATATAAGGAAGCAACCATGCGCATTGATTCACTACTCAGATAAAACTGTTAGCTTACAAACGAGTGAAGAATTTAAAAAACTTGTTGTTTATACACCAGAAAATAGCCCGTTCTTTTGCTTAGAGAATCAAACTTGTTCTACAGATGCTATTAATCTGTATCACAAGGGTTTTGTAGAAGAATCCAGTCTTATTTGTTTAAAGCCACAGGAGCAAAAAGAAGGAAGAATTCAGATAGACATCTTGCCAAAGGATTTCTAG
- a CDS encoding glutathione peroxidase translates to MSIYQYNVKDGKGNLVSLEEYRGKVLLIVNTATQCGFTPQYKSLQTLYEKYQQLGFEILDFPCNQFGNQAPGSNEEIASFCELKYNTTFRQFAKIDVNGIKEEPLFTYLKSQQSGLLGEKIKWNFTKFLVDRNGNVVERFAPKTTPEKMEAKIKALL, encoded by the coding sequence ATGAGTATATATCAATACAATGTAAAAGATGGAAAAGGCAATCTAGTTTCATTAGAAGAATATCGCGGTAAGGTGTTATTAATAGTGAATACTGCTACACAATGCGGATTTACTCCTCAATATAAAAGCCTTCAAACACTTTATGAAAAATATCAACAATTGGGATTTGAAATACTAGACTTTCCGTGCAACCAGTTTGGGAATCAAGCTCCGGGTAGCAATGAAGAAATAGCAAGCTTCTGTGAATTAAAATATAATACTACATTTCGTCAGTTTGCAAAAATTGATGTCAATGGGATTAAGGAAGAACCTTTGTTTACCTATTTAAAATCACAACAAAGTGGATTATTAGGAGAAAAAATTAAATGGAACTTTACTAAATTTTTAGTAGACAGGAACGGGAATGTAGTAGAACGATTTGCACCCAAAACTACACCAGAGAAAATGGAAGCTAAAATAAAGGCATTATTATAA
- a CDS encoding diaminopimelate dehydrogenase, producing MSIRVGIIGYGNLGRGVECAIKQNNDMELVAVFTRRPPQEVNILTETAKVYHVDEVVGMKDSLDVVILCGGSATDLPKQTPEYAKYFNVVDSFDNHANIPAHFDEVNKTSTENGNVAIISVGWDPGMFSLNRLYANAILPVGSDYTFWGKGVSQGHSDAIRRVAGVKDGKQYTIPVEAALESVRNGENPKLTAREKHTRECFVVAEEGADLAKIEQDIKSMPNYFADYDTTVHFISEEELKKNHSGIPHGGFVIRSGKTGWEEEHSHIIEYSLKLDSNPEFTSCVLVAYARAAYRLNKEGHKGCKTVFDIAPTYLSAKSPEELRKELL from the coding sequence ATGTCAATTAGAGTAGGTATTATCGGATATGGAAATTTAGGTCGAGGTGTAGAATGTGCAATCAAGCAAAATAACGATATGGAGTTAGTTGCAGTATTTACTCGACGTCCTCCACAAGAAGTAAACATACTAACGGAGACTGCTAAGGTTTATCATGTAGATGAGGTAGTAGGGATGAAGGATAGCTTGGATGTTGTTATCCTATGTGGAGGTAGTGCAACTGATTTACCAAAACAGACACCAGAATATGCGAAATATTTTAATGTTGTAGATAGCTTTGATAACCATGCAAATATTCCGGCACATTTTGATGAGGTAAATAAGACTTCAACAGAAAATGGGAATGTAGCAATCATCTCTGTTGGCTGGGATCCAGGTATGTTCTCTTTAAATCGTTTGTATGCGAATGCAATATTACCAGTAGGTTCTGATTATACATTTTGGGGTAAGGGAGTTAGCCAAGGACACTCTGATGCAATTCGTCGTGTTGCAGGTGTGAAAGATGGAAAGCAATATACTATACCTGTAGAAGCTGCATTAGAATCAGTTAGAAATGGTGAAAATCCTAAGTTGACTGCCAGAGAAAAACATACGAGAGAGTGTTTTGTAGTTGCTGAAGAAGGAGCTGATTTGGCAAAAATTGAGCAGGATATTAAATCAATGCCAAACTATTTTGCTGATTATGATACAACCGTTCATTTTATCAGCGAAGAAGAATTAAAGAAAAATCATAGTGGAATTCCTCATGGTGGTTTTGTTATTCGTAGTGGAAAGACTGGTTGGGAGGAAGAACATTCTCACATTATAGAATATTCGCTAAAATTAGATTCCAATCCAGAGTTTACCTCTTGTGTATTAGTTGCTTATGCTAGAGCTGCATATCGTTTAAATAAAGAGGGACATAAGGGATGTAAAACAGTGTTTGATATTGCACCAACTTACCTTAGTGCAAAGAGCCCAGAAGAACTAAGAAAAGAATTGTTATAA
- a CDS encoding CarD family transcriptional regulator → MFQVGDYIIYGMNGVCVVENIGEIETKVVPKDRLYYTLRPYYSDRSTIFTPTDNLKVKMRSILTKDEAVSILNNIHNIDCSWDIDEKIREMEYKEAIRQCDCKQLLKIVKSLYFSRKAKLADGKKVPARDEKYYHMAEDSLYGELAVSLGLEIEETKELVLSKIEDLA, encoded by the coding sequence ATGTTTCAAGTAGGTGATTACATTATTTATGGTATGAACGGTGTATGTGTTGTTGAAAATATAGGTGAAATAGAAACAAAAGTTGTACCCAAAGATAGATTATACTATACTCTTCGTCCTTATTATTCTGATAGAAGTACGATATTTACACCAACGGATAATTTGAAGGTGAAGATGCGTTCAATATTAACGAAAGACGAAGCAGTATCTATACTAAATAACATTCACAATATTGATTGTTCATGGGATATTGATGAAAAGATCAGAGAAATGGAATACAAGGAAGCAATCAGGCAATGTGATTGCAAACAATTGCTTAAGATTGTGAAATCACTTTATTTCAGCAGGAAAGCTAAATTAGCGGATGGGAAAAAGGTGCCTGCAAGAGATGAAAAGTACTACCATATGGCAGAAGATAGTTTGTATGGTGAACTAGCTGTTTCTCTTGGATTAGAGATAGAAGAAACAAAAGAACTGGTTCTGTCTAAAATAGAAGACTTAGCATAA
- a CDS encoding ABC transporter substrate-binding protein, giving the protein MKKLGLIKKTAVLALVAAMVFTGCGKKNEGDNNSSNNNQNQEQNQEQNQNNTENPNNNQDDNQSKETITITDAKGEVKIPANPQSIVDVSGNSDILSILSYSVIGTANSDAYDYTKFPTYLEDVLKGAKILGYSMQDTMDIESIIALEPDLIIISAVQEKMYDQLSEVAPTVMLQLAQTDWKEDVYSVAKVMNKTEEANQWMEQYKKRYQTYKKRYQTYKVS; this is encoded by the coding sequence ATGAAAAAGCTAGGATTGATAAAAAAGACAGCAGTACTTGCTCTTGTAGCAGCAATGGTATTCACTGGCTGTGGCAAAAAAAACGAGGGAGATAACAATAGTTCCAATAACAATCAGAATCAGGAACAAAACCAAGAGCAAAATCAGAATAATACCGAAAATCCAAATAATAACCAAGATGATAATCAGTCAAAAGAGACTATTACAATAACAGATGCAAAAGGGGAAGTAAAGATTCCAGCAAATCCTCAAAGCATAGTAGATGTAAGCGGTAATAGTGATATCTTATCCATTCTTTCGTATTCTGTAATTGGTACAGCCAATTCAGATGCTTATGACTATACTAAGTTTCCAACTTATTTAGAAGATGTATTAAAGGGAGCAAAAATACTTGGATATAGTATGCAGGATACGATGGATATTGAGTCTATTATTGCGTTAGAGCCTGACTTAATTATTATTTCAGCGGTACAAGAAAAGATGTACGATCAGTTGTCAGAGGTAGCACCGACTGTTATGTTACAGCTTGCTCAAACGGACTGGAAAGAGGACGTATATTCAGTAGCTAAGGTTATGAATAAAACTGAGGAAGCCAATCAATGGATGGAACAATACAAGAAAAGATATCAAACATATAAGAAAAGATATCAAACGTATAAGGTATCTTGA
- a CDS encoding glutathione peroxidase, with protein sequence MSIYDFEVRTVEGNKISLGEFKGKVLLIVNSATQCGFTPQYDKLQDMYEKYAKEGFVILDFPCNQFGNQAPGSDEEIVSFCDARFGITFPQFSKIDVNGENAIPLYQYLVKEKGFQGFDPEEEMTSVLNGVIRKTNPNYANEPDIKWNFTKFLVDRDGNVVERFEPMEHMDVVEDKMRELL encoded by the coding sequence ATGAGTATTTATGATTTTGAAGTTCGTACAGTAGAAGGAAATAAAATATCGTTAGGAGAATTTAAGGGCAAGGTACTCCTTATTGTTAATAGTGCTACACAATGCGGATTTACACCGCAGTATGATAAATTACAAGATATGTATGAGAAATATGCGAAGGAAGGCTTCGTTATTCTAGACTTCCCATGTAATCAATTTGGTAATCAAGCTCCAGGTAGTGATGAAGAAATTGTAAGCTTCTGCGATGCTAGATTTGGCATCACCTTCCCTCAATTCTCTAAAATAGATGTGAATGGAGAAAATGCGATTCCGTTGTATCAATATTTAGTAAAAGAAAAAGGTTTCCAAGGATTTGACCCAGAGGAAGAAATGACTTCAGTTCTAAATGGAGTGATTAGAAAAACAAATCCAAATTACGCGAATGAACCTGATATAAAGTGGAACTTTACTAAATTCTTAGTAGATCGAGACGGAAATGTAGTAGAACGTTTTGAACCAATGGAACACATGGATGTAGTAGAGGATAAAATGAGAGAGTTACTCTAA
- a CDS encoding TetR/AcrR family transcriptional regulator yields MPKGFAEEEKKVITEKLMNECKSSWQKYGYKKTSIDTLCNDVGISKGSFYNFFDTKEALFYQVIKDTQKQLYDIVEERISQNQSKYGIAEALKEIYLEYSKSSFMYDTKNPDFLSFFHKLSEQQRQELNEKSYISTKYMLHKPFLSLKIDEDLAISLLMAMLSSISQKDNMLCDATKVFDFMIDRLIDDIFD; encoded by the coding sequence ATGCCGAAAGGATTCGCTGAGGAAGAGAAAAAAGTAATTACAGAAAAACTGATGAACGAATGTAAATCGAGTTGGCAGAAATATGGCTACAAGAAAACTAGTATCGATACTCTTTGTAATGATGTTGGTATTTCTAAAGGGTCCTTTTACAATTTTTTTGATACAAAAGAGGCACTCTTTTATCAAGTTATCAAAGACACGCAAAAACAACTTTATGACATTGTGGAAGAACGAATATCACAAAATCAGAGCAAATACGGTATTGCAGAAGCATTAAAAGAAATCTATCTGGAATACAGCAAAAGTAGTTTCATGTATGACACGAAGAATCCCGATTTTTTAAGTTTCTTTCATAAGCTAAGTGAACAACAACGCCAAGAATTAAACGAAAAAAGTTATATTAGCACAAAATATATGCTTCACAAGCCATTCCTCTCCTTAAAAATTGATGAAGATTTAGCTATTTCTCTTTTAATGGCAATGCTATCTAGTATTTCTCAAAAAGATAATATGCTTTGTGACGCAACAAAAGTTTTTGATTTTATGATTGATCGTTTAATTGATGATATATTTGATTAG
- a CDS encoding sialate O-acetylesterase, with translation MKLSPLFSNGMVLLREQELKLFGQTSPNSNVTLSFLSQTYHTFSDASGNFTIMLPKMPAGGPYEMTIIGDETITIQDIYFGDVYLLSGQSNMVLPISRTINKNKLNWQADSLFINNNADEICHANEKHIRFFTVPKQYQFDAPADDLEEGIWLSVTPETILPMSAVGYYFAKEIHDRYDVPVGLIEAAVGGAPIEAFISEETLHQFGRYDSNIKQNKQKEYVDSVINVDNNRIQHWLETLDNIDLGLKQPEWYQPEYQEEDFTSYIVPELFRDNTLGAIRGSFWFRKTFTMEEDYLKEDAILYLGSIIDSDLTYLNGELVGRTEYQYPPRCYPIPTGLLKKGINTLVIRVISSTHEGGFVPDKPYGIRYGSKFIDLSGTWQFRIGATCETLSPQTFFNYMPTSLYQGMIYPLRNYAIKGILFYQGESNDSHPEKYEELFRAMIKDWRTLFNNQNLPFLYVQLANFGDHKRFNTGTNWAYLREAQRHILNIPNTAMAVTLDIGEYNDLHPQNKQAVGKRLALAARAILYGEDITYQGPIISDYSYIHLEGKSYIDLIFSSAENGLFIMGDQIQSLELSMDGSIWEETNASIVDNKLRIPITTKCPQFVRYAFENNPEGANLYNTEGLPASSFLLSLQVTS, from the coding sequence ATGAAACTTTCACCACTATTTAGTAATGGAATGGTTCTCTTAAGAGAACAGGAACTAAAGCTTTTTGGTCAAACATCTCCCAACAGTAATGTTACCCTAAGCTTTTTATCACAAACTTATCATACCTTCTCAGATGCTTCGGGTAATTTTACGATTATGTTACCAAAGATGCCTGCTGGGGGCCCCTATGAAATGACTATCATCGGTGATGAAACAATTACCATACAAGATATTTATTTTGGAGATGTTTATTTACTTAGCGGTCAATCTAACATGGTACTTCCAATCAGTAGAACAATAAACAAGAACAAGTTAAATTGGCAAGCCGATTCACTCTTCATTAATAATAATGCTGATGAAATCTGTCATGCGAATGAGAAGCATATCAGATTTTTTACAGTTCCGAAACAGTATCAATTTGATGCTCCCGCTGACGATTTAGAAGAGGGTATCTGGTTAAGTGTCACTCCAGAAACAATATTACCAATGAGCGCTGTTGGTTATTACTTTGCAAAAGAAATTCATGATCGGTATGATGTTCCAGTCGGCCTCATCGAAGCTGCAGTTGGAGGTGCACCAATCGAAGCATTTATAAGTGAAGAAACACTCCATCAATTTGGTCGATATGATTCCAATATAAAACAGAATAAACAAAAAGAATACGTCGACAGTGTGATAAATGTAGACAACAATCGTATACAGCACTGGCTTGAGACTCTTGATAACATAGATCTTGGACTAAAACAACCAGAATGGTATCAGCCAGAATATCAAGAAGAAGATTTTACATCTTATATTGTCCCGGAACTTTTTAGAGACAACACTCTTGGAGCCATTCGTGGTAGTTTTTGGTTTCGTAAAACCTTTACAATGGAAGAGGACTACCTTAAGGAGGATGCTATTTTATACCTTGGAAGTATTATTGATTCTGACCTGACATATTTAAATGGCGAACTTGTAGGGCGTACAGAATACCAATATCCACCGCGGTGCTATCCTATTCCAACCGGATTATTAAAAAAAGGGATTAATACACTTGTGATTAGAGTGATTAGTAGTACACATGAAGGTGGATTTGTACCAGATAAACCTTATGGAATTCGATATGGTTCAAAGTTTATTGATTTATCCGGCACTTGGCAGTTTCGAATCGGTGCTACTTGTGAGACCTTATCTCCTCAAACCTTTTTCAATTATATGCCAACTAGTTTATATCAAGGTATGATTTATCCACTTCGAAATTACGCAATTAAGGGAATTTTGTTTTATCAAGGAGAATCCAACGATTCTCATCCGGAGAAGTATGAAGAACTTTTTAGAGCGATGATCAAAGACTGGCGAACCTTATTTAATAATCAGAATCTTCCGTTTCTTTATGTACAATTAGCCAATTTCGGTGATCACAAGAGATTTAACACAGGCACGAATTGGGCTTATTTAAGAGAAGCTCAACGTCATATACTAAATATACCTAATACAGCGATGGCAGTTACTTTAGATATCGGAGAATATAATGACTTACATCCTCAAAATAAACAAGCTGTCGGTAAGCGTTTAGCACTTGCTGCCAGAGCTATTCTCTATGGGGAAGATATTACATATCAAGGACCTATCATTTCTGATTATAGCTATATCCACCTAGAAGGTAAATCCTATATAGACCTAATCTTCTCTTCTGCAGAGAATGGACTTTTCATCATGGGGGATCAGATTCAATCACTTGAACTAAGTATGGATGGTTCCATATGGGAAGAAACGAACGCTTCCATAGTTGATAATAAACTGCGTATACCGATTACTACAAAATGTCCTCAATTTGTTCGATATGCCTTTGAAAATAATCCTGAGGGAGCAAATTTATATAACACGGAAGGCTTACCTGCATCGTCCTTCCTATTATCACTGCAGGTAACATCTTAA
- a CDS encoding cysteine ABC transporter substrate-binding protein: MKKKILGVILSLTMVAGILTGCGQTKETNTGATAKARTLEDIKKDGKIKIGVFSDKNPFGYVDSNGDIQGYDVYFAKRIAKDLLGSEDKIEFVYMEAANRVEYLKSAKVDVTLANFTVTKDRSEQVDFALPYMKVALGVVSPDNALITDVDQLKDKTLIVVKGTTAETYFMENHSDIKLLKFDEYQEAYDALLDGRGDAFSTDNTEVLAWALQNKGFSVGIESIGSIDAIAPAVQKGNKELLDWINNEIKALAEEQFFHKDFEVTLKPVYGDNIDPENLVVEGGELK; this comes from the coding sequence ATGAAAAAGAAGATTTTAGGAGTAATTTTATCACTGACGATGGTAGCAGGAATCTTAACAGGATGTGGACAGACAAAAGAGACCAATACTGGTGCTACAGCAAAAGCAAGAACATTAGAAGACATTAAAAAAGACGGAAAGATTAAAATTGGTGTATTCAGTGACAAAAACCCTTTTGGTTATGTGGATTCCAATGGTGATATTCAGGGGTATGATGTTTATTTTGCAAAACGTATTGCTAAGGATTTATTAGGAAGTGAAGATAAGATTGAATTTGTTTATATGGAAGCAGCAAACCGTGTGGAATATTTAAAATCCGCGAAAGTAGATGTTACTCTTGCTAATTTTACTGTAACTAAGGACCGTAGTGAGCAGGTTGACTTTGCACTTCCATATATGAAGGTAGCGCTTGGTGTAGTTTCACCGGATAATGCATTAATTACGGATGTAGATCAGTTAAAGGATAAGACTTTAATTGTAGTAAAGGGGACAACAGCAGAAACCTATTTCATGGAGAATCATTCCGATATTAAGCTTTTAAAGTTTGATGAATACCAAGAGGCATATGATGCGTTATTAGATGGAAGAGGAGATGCGTTCTCAACAGATAACACAGAAGTGCTTGCATGGGCATTACAAAATAAAGGTTTTTCCGTAGGTATTGAGTCCATTGGTAGTATTGACGCCATTGCCCCTGCTGTACAAAAAGGGAATAAGGAATTATTAGACTGGATTAACAATGAGATTAAGGCATTAGCTGAGGAACAATTCTTCCACAAGGACTTTGAAGTAACTTTAAAGCCTGTGTATGGTGATAATATAGATCCAGAAAACCTTGTAGTGGAAGGCGGAGAGCTGAAGTAA
- the thrS gene encoding threonine--tRNA ligase, which yields MKVIRKDGSIVERKFEELEGREAFWHTSAHVLAQAVKRLYPTTKCAIGPSVEQGFYYDFEFDFNFTAEHLQKVEDMMKAIIEESLVLQQFILNREEAIHYLKKKGEPYKLEILNELPIDAKISFFEQGEFVDLCSGPHLSNVSYIKALKLIQVAGAYWRGKEDNKMLTRIYGISFPKKHDLEVYLKQQEEAKLRDHRKLGKELELFTFMEEGPGFPFFLPKGMVIKNLLLDYWRKLHEREGYVEISTPMMLNRNLWETSGHWDHYKENMYQTKIDDEIYAIKPMNCPGGMLVYGSKPRSYKELPLRFGELGLVHRHEKSGQLHGLMRVRCFTQDDAHLFMTEEQIKDEIKGVVRLIDEVYKKFGFTYHVELSTRPENSIGSLEDWEIATDALKMALEEMELPYLINEGDGAFYGPKIDFHLKDSIGRTWQCGSIQLDFQLPLRFGIEYIGADGEAHRPIMIHRVIFGSIERFFGILIEHYAGRFPTWLAPVQVKILTVSEQFNDYAQDILMELKQQGIRVSLDSRSEKLGYKVREARLDKIPYVLIIGQMEMENKQVSVWNREEGDLGGYVVEDLISLIKKENV from the coding sequence ATGAAAGTAATACGAAAGGATGGTTCCATTGTGGAACGAAAATTTGAGGAATTGGAAGGAAGGGAGGCATTCTGGCATACGAGTGCACATGTATTAGCACAAGCAGTGAAACGGTTATATCCAACAACGAAATGTGCTATAGGCCCGTCGGTTGAACAAGGATTTTACTATGATTTTGAGTTTGACTTTAATTTCACAGCAGAACACCTTCAAAAAGTTGAGGATATGATGAAGGCGATTATCGAAGAATCACTTGTCCTTCAACAATTTATATTGAATCGTGAAGAAGCAATCCATTATCTAAAGAAGAAAGGAGAACCATATAAATTAGAGATACTGAATGAGTTACCGATTGATGCAAAAATCAGCTTTTTTGAGCAAGGTGAATTTGTTGATCTATGTTCAGGGCCTCACCTTAGTAATGTCAGTTATATTAAGGCATTAAAGCTAATTCAGGTTGCTGGTGCGTATTGGAGAGGTAAAGAAGATAATAAAATGCTTACAAGAATTTATGGGATTTCTTTTCCTAAAAAGCACGATCTTGAAGTATATCTCAAGCAGCAGGAAGAAGCAAAACTTAGGGACCATCGAAAACTTGGTAAGGAGCTAGAGTTATTTACATTTATGGAGGAAGGGCCTGGTTTCCCATTTTTCTTACCGAAAGGTATGGTGATAAAGAATCTCTTACTGGACTATTGGAGAAAGCTACATGAACGAGAAGGCTATGTAGAAATATCAACACCCATGATGCTCAATCGTAACTTATGGGAAACTTCGGGACATTGGGATCACTATAAAGAAAACATGTATCAAACTAAAATTGATGATGAAATTTATGCAATCAAGCCAATGAATTGTCCTGGAGGAATGCTTGTATATGGAAGTAAACCGCGTTCCTACAAGGAGCTTCCACTACGTTTCGGTGAATTAGGATTGGTGCATCGCCATGAGAAGTCGGGGCAACTTCATGGGCTCATGAGAGTACGTTGTTTTACACAAGACGATGCTCATCTCTTTATGACAGAAGAACAAATAAAAGATGAGATTAAAGGTGTTGTCCGCCTCATAGACGAAGTCTACAAAAAATTTGGGTTTACCTATCATGTCGAGCTATCAACACGTCCGGAAAACAGTATTGGTTCCTTAGAAGACTGGGAGATTGCTACAGACGCTTTAAAGATGGCTTTGGAAGAGATGGAACTTCCTTATTTGATTAATGAGGGTGATGGAGCATTTTATGGACCTAAAATTGATTTTCATCTGAAGGACTCCATCGGAAGAACATGGCAATGCGGAAGTATTCAATTAGATTTCCAGTTGCCACTTCGATTTGGGATAGAATATATTGGTGCAGACGGGGAAGCACATCGACCTATTATGATACATCGTGTGATTTTTGGTTCCATCGAGCGATTTTTTGGAATTTTAATTGAACATTACGCGGGTAGATTTCCAACTTGGTTAGCACCAGTACAGGTTAAGATACTAACAGTATCGGAGCAGTTTAATGACTATGCCCAAGATATTCTTATGGAATTAAAGCAACAAGGAATTCGAGTTAGTCTTGACAGTCGCAGCGAAAAGCTAGGATATAAAGTTAGGGAGGCAAGGCTTGATAAGATACCGTATGTACTAATTATTGGACAAATGGAAATGGAGAATAAGCAAGTATCGGTATGGAACCGTGAAGAAGGTGACTTAGGGGGATATGTAGTAGAAGATTTGATTAGTTTAATCAAGAAAGAAAATGTATAA